The Aedes albopictus strain Foshan chromosome 2, AalbF5, whole genome shotgun sequence region GAGAAGTCCTGTGAAGATGACAAAAATTAGTGGGAGACAACAACAAATTGACGTGAAATGGTTGAAAAGTGGATGGTATACTATGACAAACACCTGATAAAGGCCACTCATGAAAACGTACCTTCAGACGGCTACCGGGGAAGATCGCACGCTCGCGCTTCTTGATCATGAAGTCGGTATGTACAAGCCATCTGTGTTCGAAGCATTCTTCCACCGACGGACGTTTCCTATAATAGATCAACAAAATCGATATAGTTTCTCGGTATCTCGTAGAGAAACACTAATCTTACGTTGGCGCACGCTTGAAGATCAACATCAGGAACCGGGTGGCCTCCTGGGTGACCTCCTTGAAGAGATATTCAAACCTGTAGCGCACGAAGGTAATGTTGGCACGGGTTTCGGCTTCATCTCCTCCTCGGAACGGACTCGTTGCCGACAGGAACAGGTACGCCAAACAGCCAACGTTCCAGATGTCGGTCTGTGGATAGGCGGCCTCGCCGTTCAGCACTTCAGGAGCTGGAAAAAGAGAAAACATCTCGGTAATTCAAAGTCACTGCTACCACTTGAAATCACTTACAAGTAAAGTCCAACCAGCTCAGACTTGGAACAGACGATCCCAATTTAGACACGGGTTGCGCCGCTCCAAAATCGACCAATTTCACCTGCACCTGTCGTACCGAAGACATAACAATATTGTCAGGCTGAAGATCTAAATGAGCGATTCCGCGCCAATGCAGATATTGCAGACCGTCCAAAATCTGGTTGATGATCGTGGCCACAATTTGTTCGGAGTACTCTGATCGGCTACTCAGATAAGTTAGAACGTCGGCGCCCTGTAGTTTCTCCATTACCAAGGCAGCGATAGATGTGTTTTTAGGTTTGAAGGCAGCCAACAGGCTAGCAATACGTTCGTGTCTCAGTGTGCGAAGCATCTCAAATTCACGCTCCGTTGCTTCCGCAATGCGTTCATCTCCCAGTTCAGAGATTTTCGCGACAACGATCTTATCTGTGGCCTTTTCCAGTCCCTTAACTACTATCGAGTACCGACCACGCGAGATCTCCGACATGAAGCTGAACTTTTCGTTGTAGTTGCCCTCAACGGACCACTTCAGTGGAGTCTTCTCGTAGCTATAATCCAGACGTCCGGAACGTTCTTCAGGTGCCACGTGTTGACCAGACTCAGTCAGCTGCTGTAACTGTTTCATAGCTCGAGTAATCTGAATCTTGGGAGCTCCTACCTCCAGAGTATGGATCAACTTCGTACCAACGCCACGGTCACTCCAGCCGACTCGATTGTAGGCCGCCAGTCTGAACTGATAAGCCGTAGTAGGTGTTAGGCTGTGGACCAGGTAGAACTCGTGATCGATGTTGCTCGCCACATCCACCCAATCGAGCTTTCCATGCTGCTTCATTTCCAAGCTGTAACAAATAACCTGCGAGTTTCCGTCATGGCGAGGCTGTCTCCACCGCAGCAATACTTCAGTATCGCTTACAGCAACTGCATCCGGACAATCCGGAGCATCTGGGATAATAGCGATCACTACCCGGCAGCGAGACGTTGTCTTTGCTATTCTATTGCTAGCAACGGCCTTGTAGATACCGCAGTCGTTATGCGACGCCGGGTGGAACTGGATTACCGAGCGACCATCAACGTCATCCAATACCTTGATGCGGTTGCTATCGGTAACGACCATATCGTTGCGGAACCACGTAACCGATGGTTTCGGATCACCGACCGCGTAGCAAACGATCTGGTTAGGTTCACCTTCCCGAATAGCGATCGTTTGGGGCTTCTCGCGGAAGAACGGTGGCTGACCTTCCCGCTTAACTTCTATCATAGCTTCAGCCTCGGCATACGAACCAAGGCGCGTTCCAACTTCCGTACGGAGGCGACGACTAATCGTTACGCTGTCATCCGTTCCGTAGCGGCTGATTCGGCTTCGGCGTTCATCGTCGATTTCTTCATCCATGATGTCAGTGAAACGACGACGCTCGCGGATGATCGGCAACTGTAAAACAAAAAGATAGATCCATCATTGGAAGGTATTGTTATCCTTAATCTACGTTTTACTTACGCTTCCATCGTAGTTACTCTCGCTGAGCAAGCTTGGCGATCGGTGCTTGGCAATCTTCATGTATTCACGCAGACGGCAGGGGAAAGTGGTGTCACGTAGCTGCAGCAAGTATGTGTCCGGTCCGTACTGGTAGTGGCTTTCGGATTTGAAAGACGCCGTCTCGTAATCCGGGTGGTTGTCCTTGGAGACGTATTCGTCCCACTTCCTACGCTTGTGCGGGATATCGTCGACGGCCACTGGTGGTGGGGTGCCTTCCGGAGTGAAAATGATTCCAGGTGGATACACCATCTTCGAAGGATGATCGAAGCAGCTCATCAATGGACGACGGCGGTACCAGGTACGGCACGAAGCGTTGGTGTACCAATCTCTGTAGTGATAATAGTACCGACGAAGACGATCCGTGCCGATTTGGTACTCATCAAAGCTACGTTTGTAGATGATATCGAACCAGGAGTGGTTCAGTGCGTCCTTGATAGTCATGCGATGTTCGTCTTCGTAGACCAGCAATCTTGTGATGAAATCGCGAGCCTCCGAAGAAATGAACTCCCATACAGTACCAACAAAGCTCCATTTACCATCACGCACCTTAGTCAGAGTTTCGCGATCATTTCTACCCATGAACGGACTAATACCACCCAACAGAATGTAGGTAATGATACCAACACTCCACATATCCTGCCCAAGACCAACACCGCGACGATTGATCACTTCCGGAGCAACAAATTCTGGCATTCCGTAGTCCAGCGTGTACAATTTATCGTCTTCAATTCGACGGGACAAACCAAAGTCACAAATCTTCAAGTTATCGCTACCAGGATAAGCAATTAGCAGATCCTTAATTGTCAATCCCATATGACCAATTCCTCGAGTGTGCATGTGCTCCAACCCCAATAGTATCTGATACACATAGATGGCGACTTGGCGTTCGGTGTAGTAGTCGTGCATCAACAGATTATCCCTAACTAACTCGCCACCCGAAGCCAGCTCAATGATCAACGTCAACGACTTGTTGATGTCATATGCGTCGTGCAGACGGATCAACTTCCTATGATTCAGGACATTCATAATGTCCACCTCGTTGAACATGAACGGTCTCAAATCTGGACTGCCATACATGATCTTAGCGGCGAAATTGCGACCATTGGAACGTTCCGTGGCGTGATACGTGATACCCTGCGTACCTCTTCCAATCTCATCACCAATATCGTAGTAGTCTTCATAGACCTTGTTCCTTGCTCGGACGTACGGAGTTCTGTGATGGGCGTTGTAAACGTAGTCTTCTTCGTTGTCCTCGACGTGAACCATAACCGACGAACTGACCGACCCAATAGCATTGCGTACGCTGATCGAGTACAGACCTTCGTCCTTTTTGATCGCGTCAGTGATCAACAGAACCCACGTGTCCGGTTCGTAGAAGATCATCTGGAAGAGAGAGAATGTTAATGAGAGTTGGTCAAACTTTCAACGCTCTCGCATACCCACATACCTTAAGGCGTGATGATTCCGTGATCGGTTGCCAGTCCTTGTACCATTTCACATCCGGGAAGGGTACGCCGGCAATCTTGGCTTCGACGCGGCCCGAACGGCGACCCATAATGAATACCTCTTCCGGGCGCTGCAGGAATCGTGGGAATTCACCGAGCTCGAGGCAGACGCGTTGCCGTACGGAGCCGTGCTCGTTGGTAGCCACGGCTTCGTACACGCCAACGTCCCGCTCGCTCATGCGGTTGATGAACAGCGTAGCCTGGCCGTTTCTGGTATAACTGAAACAATAACGACCGCCGGCTTCGATCTTCTGATCGTTGAAGTAGTAGGTCATTGTTGGCTTCGGATAACCATACACAAACCAGAACAGGCTGACGTTGTGATTCTTGGTACCGTATTGGACGGGGAACTCTTGACGGAGGAACTCCGGTGGGataccagaagctcggtcacgaTGCGAGGGACGTTCTACGTCGAAGTTGCGTGGGAAAAGCGGGGAAACGCCCGGACGGTAATCACGCCCTGGTCCAAAATATGGATAAAACACTGGAGGCTCAGACTCCAGTTTCTGTCTATATGTTTGAACATATGGGCTGGGTTCGCTAGCGCCGTACTTGTTCTCGACTCGGATACGGAACTTATAATCACGGAAGGGTTCCAAATCGCGTATTTCACATGAGCAGCTACGAATTCCAGAACGGTATGTGTACCAGTCGCCATCGGGAAGCTGGACCATTTCGACCTGGTAAGTTACAGGCTCACGTGGAACGGTAGTCATGGAGGGTTTCCAAGACAAAGTCAAGCGGCGGTCGGACAACTTAGAGATAATCGGCCTGTCCATGAGAGGATACGGGCTGGTATGAATGAAGCTCTTATCTTTGGTCTTTCCAAAGCGACGTCTTGGACAAGCATCGAGAGGTTCGAAGCGTAGATTAACATGGGCCAATACTTCAGCCAAATTATTGCTGATCTTGCAAGTGTAACGTCCAAGATCTTCCTCCTGGACATCGTCGATAATCAAACGAGCAAGACCGTTGATGTCGGCTTCAATACGGTATTTTTCGCTCGGCACCAGACGGTGGCCATCGCGGATCCATTCCACAGTTGGCAATGGGTATCCATCTACGCATGCCGTAAACTTGGCCTTCATGCCTTCAAGTACTGTCATGTCTACTGGTTTCTTCATGAAGTAAGCAGGAGTTGGTTCATCGCCCTTCGTTAGTTGAGAAACGACATCCAACTTGGCTTCAACGGTGCTCGTTCCTTCGCGATTGGTAGCAGTGCATGAGTACAATCCAGTGTCTGATTCGACGCATTCCTTAATGTACAGACAGCAATGTTCACCTTCGTACTTCATCTTGTAGCGATCGCTCGGATAGATGGGAGTTTCGTTCTTGTACCACTGTACGGTTGGACGAGGTGTGCCGACCAATTTTGCTGGGAATTTCGCTTCCAACCCTGGTAGCTGCTGAATATCTGGGAAACGGTAGACAAAGTTCGGCTTCTGGAACATTTTACGGACAATAGCGGACGCCTTGGTTTCGGTTTCTCCTAACGGGTTAGCCATCAGACAGGCATATTCACCGGAATCTGAAACTTCAGCGGGAGTTATGGTGAGACCGACTGTTTTGCCATCACAAGTGACAGTAACACGTCCAGTTGGCTGCAGTGGTTCACCGTCTTTAGTCCAGATCACTTCCGGTGCAGGGTTTCCGATGAATCGAGCCCTGAACGTCAGTTCCTTGCCCTCGTCTGCGGTGATGTCACGGATACCTCCCAAGAAGCTAGGAGGCTCTTCTCCCATAGACGTATCCGTAACAGGAAGAACTGTAACTTTTCCAGTGCATGATGTATCACCGTTTTCATTAGAGGCAACTACTTGATAATCTCCGCAATCGGTTCCGATAGACTTTTCAACTGTAAGAGTAGAGCACCCTTCACCTTCTTCGGTGATTTTGAAACGATCGCCAGTGATCTGTGTTCCATTGTGCAACCAATTGATGGCAGGGGCAGGGTATCCAACTACCTTGACGTTCATTTTCAGAGGGTAACCCTCCACAATGCTCATGTCCTGCAACTCGTTGACGAATTGTGGCTTTCTCGATTTTGGAATAACCTCCGCAATAGAGGCCGATGTAGCCTTTCCAACTTCATTCACCACCTCACAGGTATAAATACCGGCATCTTCAGGAGTGGCACGATCAATAATAAATCCAACAATACCGTCGGGTTCGTTGATGAAGTTGATAGCCTTGGTCTGATGCACAGGCAATCCATCCTTAAACCATCTAACTTCAGGCATGGGGAAGCCTGCAATTTTAGCTTCCACATGCAGCGTTTCGCCAACAGCAACCTTATGGTCTTGCAACGGACGAATGAACACCGGGTAACGCTGTTTGGCTGTTGACGTAGAATCACCGTTAAATATAACTTCAACacttaatgtaaacaaacttACGTGTAACTGCAACGCAAGACTGCGTAGAAACTTCACCGGTCTTGTTTGTCAGAACAAGCTTGTAGCAGCCACTGTCCCCTGGATCAACCTTATCGATGATCAATCGGCAGCGTCCATCATGGCCGTGGGTGATCTTAATGCTGCAAAGTGAGTTAGCTGAGATACTACGTTCTCCGATTACAATGGATTCAACTTACTGCTCATTAGGCGTAATCTCGTGGCCATCTTTGTACCAGGTCATCTTCGGCAGTGGGCTACCGTCAACGATACAAGCCAACTCCAACCGGTCATCCTCTTCCAAATCCATACCCCTCTCGAGTCCCTTACCAAACACCGGTTGTTCGTTCTTGACCAAAATCATGAACTTGGCTTCCGTCTCACCACCGATGCACGAAGCCACACAAGAGTACTAAAATAAAGTAAATTGAGTATTGGCATTTATTACAAGAACTTATCAGTACTAACATCCCCTTGCCATTCCGGACCGAAATGGCTGATGAACAGCTCGCTCGTAACTTCGGTGTCGCCGGAAGTAACTACCTTAACCTTCGGTTCGTTAGTTTCTTCGTCGATTTCCTCCAAGTTCAAGGGGGTTCCGTTGCGCAACCACTGAATAGTTGGACGTGGAACAGCCGAAACTTCCACCTTGTTGTAGACATCGCCCCAGTCATGCACGTGCATGCTGTCTGGTTCCTTGGTGAAGGTTGGTTTCGTCACTGGAAAATTATTGGGGGATTATTTTCAAGGAACTCTCATCGAGTATTCAAATCTACTTACTGTGCACGTTCAACTTGGCGCTGGCTACTGTTTCGCCAAAGGTGTTGGAAGCTGTAATGGTGTACGTTCCATGTTCGGCAAGAGCGCACGATTCGACCAACAGGGTGTAGATTTCCTTTTCGACGTCGGCAATAACGTCACAGTTGTCGACGTTGCACAGGTTGATACCATCCTTAGTCCAGACAACCTTCGGTTTCGGGTTGGCTTTAATCAGCACTTGGAAGACACCTTGCGTGAACGGCTCCACCGTGATGTCGTGGAAGTTCTCAATTTCTGGCTTCAACAGCACATCCAACCGGCAGTTGGACTCGTTGATGTCGTACTTGTTCTTCGCACGGAATGTGTAATTGCCAGTGTCGTAGTGACGAGCTTCCGCGATGTACAGAGTGTACGTGATTTCCTTGAGGTTGTACTCCAACTCCTTGATTTCGGTCTTCATTTCCACGAAGTTGTCGGCATGCACTTCGGTGCCATCCTGAATCCAAGTGATCTCCGGCTCGGGGTCAGCGGTGAGGGTTACGCTCAGAGTGACTTGTTCATTCTTATGAACACTGAGGCTCTCTAAGCCCTTCTGGAATTTGGGACGGCGATACTCCTTGCATGCTGGAAGGATTCCGTAAGGATGTaggcaaaaaagaaaaaaaatgctacAATGGATACTTACGAATAACGGTAAGATTGCAGGGCAGAGACTTTTCTCCGATGCGGTTCTTGACCACGGCCTTCCATTCGCCGGCATCAGCTTCCTTGACGTCGAGGTTCTCGATCTTGTAGAGAGTCTGCAAAACGATAGCACATCAGCAAAGGTGCAAATTTACCAAATCATCATCAATACTCACGCCAGAGTCAGTAATACGGATACGCTCACTAGCTTTCACTTCCTCTCCGTTGTGTACCCAGGCGACGGTTGGTCTCGGGATACCGTCGGCTTCGACCATCCACGTCAGTGGCAGGGAATCGAACGTAGTGACATCAGCAATGTCGGTCATAAGAATTTCCGGCGACGCTAGATTGTGAAATGTGGAAGTTAGACGACAGGCTTCTACACTGTTCACGGTCGTTAGTTGGAAACTTAAGTAGATATTTACACTGTTTAGAGACactatttacagttttttttttggttcttggAAACAGGTAAGTGGTAGCTAGCCACTACGATACGTGCGGTCTATAGATACTTATGCTACAGATTAGCCTGACCTAGAAGATGACTGCCTTGGACGCGAAGTATCACTGGCTCCTTTTTGCAAGCAGTTGAAGCAGAAACTGCTTTCTTAAACCtataatttgagattttttgtttgtttttgggaCCTGGTAAATCAGTATTTACAGAGGACAGAAGAGTTTCCGAATAGGCGAACTTACCAATCCGCATTTTGATGGGTTTGCCGCAGAAAGAAAGCATCATGTAGGCCGATTGGATTAGCTGAGCTTTATCCGCCTTAAGCGTTAGTCACATTTTGTACAGTTCAGAGGTAGCATGCGTAGCCGATTTGGTGACGAGTTGTCGAAAAGTGTACATCTGAGTGTTGTTTCAAAGGAGTGAAAATGTGCGTGCAAATGTAGTAAAGGTTGATATAGATTGTTCTGAGATAGTGATAGGTGAGTGACATTTTGGGCTTTAAAGTACTACCTTCTGGTTGCATGGGTTGTTGGGCTTCAGATTCTGTTGATTTCTTTGACTTCACAGCAGCTTCTTCTGCGACTGCTTCGTCTTTCAAAAGAGCCTTTTTAGACTTTTCATTGGCTGCACTTTCTTCCATGGCTGATTTTTTAATAGAAATTTCTTCTACTGATTCTTTTCTTAGCTGCTTGGCTTTGAGAGATTCGGATGAATCTTCACTGAGAATTGGTTCTTTCGATGCGTCGGTTGTTTCATTTTCCGCTGTATCTTTCAACAAGGCTTTTCTTGGAGAGTCAATGTCTTTTGATTCCAtagattttccttcagaaatttttgcattTTCTATATCTGCTTTCTCCAACTTCTTTCTAGTGTTGCCAGCATCCTCCGATGGAACGTCTTCCGTTTTTATTGGCATTCTACCGACAGGATGGCATTCCTCTGCATCTACTTTATCTAGCACTTTTGCTTGCTTGCCCTTCTCGCTTTGAAGGTCGGTTGTGTCTATTGCCTCACTTTCAGAAGCTTTGTGTTCTTCTGCATCTATCTTCTCAAGCATTCTTCCTGCCTTGGGAGTATTTGTATCACCGCCTATTTGAACGCAATATTCGTCGCCTTCCATTTTGTTTTCCGTTCTGTCAAGCCTCTCCATCAACTTCGCTTTCTCAGAGTCTGCAGCTAAATCGTCTTTAAAGTGCACCTTTTTACCTTTCTCTGCATCACGTTGTTCAGCGTCCTCCTTCTGCAATGCTTTTGATATCTCTGCTTGGTTTGCTTCTGCAGAGACTCCGTTCACCTGCATTCGTTGGGCTAGCTCAGGTTCTTCAGTGCCCAGTCTGCTGGATTGCCGCGAGAACGAAACTTCATCATCCGAGGTAGTTGCCGAAGTGATTGAAACTCCCCGGGAAAACTTTCCAGAACTTGAAGAGAAGGCTTCGTTGTCCGATTCTTGCTCTTCGATAATCAGCCTAGTGCCGGAAGACTCATTCACCGTCAGGTTATGATACTTAGCTGTGTCCTCCGGAGATTGGAAGGTTATACTGTCTATTTCTTCCACATGCAGGGCAGAAGCGTGCGGTTTGTTTGGGTAGATAATTCGTtgaggagtttccagaggagATCCGCTGTCTTCTTCG contains the following coding sequences:
- the LOC109623145 gene encoding obscurin isoform X2 is translated as MTLKDEIVASSAEVKPDFGEAYSTKDEILQLSSAISRRSSNAAAAAAQPPSPPASYRPQAEYECAGPVVKHHHHHLHHPHHQHPCESIENSQLLYRYQRFQDYYSRSSQLQGKDAEADGSKMYDILVVNKNYDAEGPDSISVRVGDLVEVLDMGVSSAAAAAGAKRPKLDPQLNVGKTESLLDSSISKHKLSIKPKKNYHSSQYRRSVSPQPPQYQPKPNEKWKVRIFDGDDNAKAGWIPVSVLDIMHTDQAVFGDKANDASYRREAVVRELIETEEEFGRDLQLVVDNYIKFIDNPDNKIPRQIRDHKDDIFNNFKQIADFHNTVLIEGVKYYANNPKMIGKTFLRLERDFDKHVRYCRDAPLAQEFLAANDAVRDFFMELSITLDDDKSLSEHLKLPIQRINDYKLLFKELLKYSTALGENVTDLQKALELMLSVPSRAANNRYLESIEGFRGNLQKLGRVLAHEYFGVKDKENKIKERYLFLFKSRVLITKAKRLSDEKSIFVLKDVVKLPDVQIRDVDSRAFELLPKVGGRGDTVHLIAYSEEAKQRWIYEIEEYAENAVALQEHANDDLRIDPTQTNIDDSIIKLPQRIEAHKTDENIKPSDFAENYVVFKHKASHREEAQSVQQTVSQEAVQAEDEEEKPVSVQKRLAALEVKKSSRKAEAATTKQEIVQQQSQKVVQSNTSSVQVQETRTSSTVVQSSATKQELVQESKTAAVKRHQESQLEAQSKEAKLSSQTQVRTQVIESSSAAVQQATQLQSQSKVQQIQTTAVASSQQSASKVEAKSSSQVQQQAVQTKLHQQEGIAKVSSSSQQLQQLTETKAEVSTVKQDSTPSSPAIDADSKIKQLESKYEALKQKKLEQNSEEVDAKFQIIESKFAALKQKQEQQKQKLQQAEPESKPSEPLSKLQQIESKYKNQEQQQEVQVKQEVTEVQKSKPLTKVEQIESKYKSKEEQQIVDVKTQITETVSQEQKQEPSRPLSKLEQLESKYSKKKLSIDQSVEVAPVAVAEPSSSVEIVQPQTPDTPSKIQQIEYKYASLKQKQQPIVQEVQASENVEQPEPQSKLAQIEARHTARRQSFQKDQESIEQQQQSKIPIATVGKAVEQKKEEKHFTAQKVEAVKLPEIPKKPFESKPEEVKTELTKPVEAPKPKVDKKDRPKLQIPVPEKRVEEPKAPESPKSKKRPDSPKSPKGKKSPVKLPESPKLPESKSIENKAETLKTPTKVPEQPKAVEKKAPETPKTPTKVAESPKQVEKKAPESPKVIETPVKPIERKEPKTPSKAPESPKTVVTPKTPVKAPESVKLTESAKAPNTPSGKKTETVKVPEQSKTANKKPETSKVEPTPQSPKVVETPKLPDKKAIDPPKSTVKPVDSPKPVDKKLSESAIAQSSKLKELEKKSFEAKKVEAVKLPELPKKEELIKPKGTAESASVTGCDTPVAVSEQDTSLESLVEQKSREESLKHKLEEIYEREKAALAEAKRIRQAEEEEIRRKFELRGEREIQQIKEATSEILEQIQATRASVKSVLGLNEQNKPSISKAASKTNSKLPKITKAADSESQQQQQAPPHDQSGEQRESAQGGDNGGSNQNNQQNQGDDSQEGSGEGNGGKRTPPPLQLPTFFDPPPPPVYQATIEVFIKKERPPPPPPPKITRKLVVNTDELERKTKLFFEGQIEEPDPDYSAAAAQRKIKGIKHLFGKTGQTVNYAEDTIHKAEQGEFESILFPEEEEPKPKEPAYEYQYTVEDPVTGEKICTADPNVVLIEKELAMDEHHSSRYSSLRQSSRRGRTLEAGENAKFSCQIDEESTVQWLKDNKPLDDKLADRVIIKEAGDLTHVLEIQHCREEDSGTYTARAINGTENASCTAQLIVEKLTPEQRKALSETNSPVFSVSLKDTEVIEKTYLTFMVKVRGDPKPKIRFCKDDREILDTDKRMKVVREREDSGYYELIIPEVHKGDCGVYSCTAYNKFGSTKTQAQLLVSDQKEIFNELDTLDADKNKFVWKKNGVPFDPEERFKVLMADDSDSLALVFQHVKPEDAGLYTCVAATASGNIQCSAELTVQGQVNQLQQEPTKPHLEVTSKDALARIGGKAMLEMKVHGYPKPELVWRHEGAIIEPHGRFKFLYEDAESVTLVIMDVQPSDAGAYSIVAQNHLGEDSTFINLVVKYPPTIVKPHDTSAMVGENFKMSIEVNAVPEATVRYYKNGKEFKENERIKFLTAENYHIIKYTPTAAEDAGNYSIIATNEISQATEFWEFTVNAPPRCTYGLPEETIVNEKEDIELFVKAEGNPAPIVRWYKDGKEIVADGKRIIMIEDDGRFTLKIHAANRDDTARYAADIINDYGTITQRSQVNVNCQAMVREKLTSITCKEGDSNIVMSLKTDGFPRPKVQWYIDDIEITESRNEFKTVEEGLYYKLIMKEAKAELQGVYKAVFTNVYGSDESSAKTTVQCTPKVRKPLVDTEVDENTTLTLEVEIYAEPEPEITWYKNGQPVQTDARLTIKRDSQRVENYTLSLTMVRGADSGDYEVRAVNSMGTISSKSRVVVQKALVASPSENAEAHRMFSECTTIGQNGETIMISVHTEESHAAIVTGPEESHSVHQMRATTIIFEEDSGSPLETPQRIIYPNKPHASALHVEEIDSITFQSPEDTAKYHNLTVNESSGTRLIIEEQESDNEAFSSSSGKFSRGVSITSATTSDDEVSFSRQSSRLGTEEPELAQRMQVNGVSAEANQAEISKALQKEDAEQRDAEKGKKVHFKDDLAADSEKAKLMERLDRTENKMEGDEYCVQIGGDTNTPKAGRMLEKIDAEEHKASESEAIDTTDLQSEKGKQAKVLDKVDAEECHPVGRMPIKTEDVPSEDAGNTRKKLEKADIENAKISEGKSMESKDIDSPRKALLKDTAENETTDASKEPILSEDSSESLKAKQLRKESVEEISIKKSAMEESAANEKSKKALLKDEAVAEEAAVKSKKSTESEAQQPMQPEASPEILMTDIADVTTFDSLPLTWMVEADGIPRPTVAWVHNGEEVKASERIRITDSGTLYKIENLDVKEADAGEWKAVVKNRIGEKSLPCNLTVIPCKEYRRPKFQKGLESLSVHKNEQVTLSVTLTADPEPEITWIQDGTEVHADNFVEMKTEIKELEYNLKEITYTLYIAEARHYDTGNYTFRAKNKYDINESNCRLDVLLKPEIENFHDITVEPFTQGVFQVLIKANPKPKVVWTKDGINLCNVDNCDVIADVEKEIYTLLVESCALAEHGTYTITASNTFGETVASAKLNVHMTKPTFTKEPDSMHVHDWGDVYNKVEVSAVPRPTIQWLRNGTPLNLEEIDEETNEPKVKVVTSGDTEVTSELFISHFGPEWQGDYSCVASCIGGETEAKFMILVKNEQPVFGKGLERGMDLEEDDRLELACIVDGSPLPKMTWYKDGHEITPNEHIKITHGHDGRCRLIIDKVDPGDSGCYKLVLTNKTGEVSTQSCVAVTPKQRYPVFIRPLQDHKVAVGETLHVEAKIAGFPMPEVRWFKDGLPVHQTKAINFINEPDGIVGFIIDRATPEDAGIYTCEVVNEVGKATSASIAEVIPKSRKPQFVNELQDMSIVEGYPLKMNVKVVGYPAPAINWLHNGTQITGDRFKITEEGEGCSTLTVEKSIGTDCGDYQVVASNENGDTSCTGKVTVLPVTDTSMGEEPPSFLGGIRDITADEGKELTFRARFIGNPAPEVIWTKDGEPLQPTGRVTVTCDGKTVGLTITPAEVSDSGEYACLMANPLGETETKASAIVRKMFQKPNFVYRFPDIQQLPGLEAKFPAKLVGTPRPTVQWYKNETPIYPSDRYKMKYEGEHCCLYIKECVESDTGLYSCTATNREGTSTVEAKLDVVSQLTKGDEPTPAYFMKKPVDMTVLEGMKAKFTACVDGYPLPTVEWIRDGHRLVPSEKYRIEADINGLARLIIDDVQEEDLGRYTCKISNNLAEVLAHVNLRFEPLDACPRRRFGKTKDKSFIHTSPYPLMDRPIISKLSDRRLTLSWKPSMTTVPREPVTYQVEMVQLPDGDWYTYRSGIRSCSCEIRDLEPFRDYKFRIRVENKYGASEPSPYVQTYRQKLESEPPVFYPYFGPGRDYRPGVSPLFPRNFDVERPSHRDRASGIPPEFLRQEFPVQYGTKNHNVSLFWFVYGYPKPTMTYYFNDQKIEAGGRYCFSYTRNGQATLFINRMSERDVGVYEAVATNEHGSVRQRVCLELGEFPRFLQRPEEVFIMGRRSGRVEAKIAGVPFPDVKWYKDWQPITESSRLKMIFYEPDTWVLLITDAIKKDEGLYSISVRNAIGSVSSSVMVHVEDNEEDYVYNAHHRTPYVRARNKVYEDYYDIGDEIGRGTQGITYHATERSNGRNFAAKIMYGSPDLRPFMFNEVDIMNVLNHRKLIRLHDAYDINKSLTLIIELASGGELVRDNLLMHDYYTERQVAIYVYQILLGLEHMHTRGIGHMGLTIKDLLIAYPGSDNLKICDFGLSRRIEDDKLYTLDYGMPEFVAPEVINRRGVGLGQDMWSVGIITYILLGGISPFMGRNDRETLTKVRDGKWSFVGTVWEFISSEARDFITRLLVYEDEHRMTIKDALNHSWFDIIYKRSFDEYQIGTDRLRRYYYHYRDWYTNASCRTWYRRRPLMSCFDHPSKMVYPPGIIFTPEGTPPPVAVDDIPHKRRKWDEYVSKDNHPDYETASFKSESHYQYGPDTYLLQLRDTTFPCRLREYMKIAKHRSPSLLSESNYDGSLPIIRERRRFTDIMDEEIDDERRSRISRYGTDDSVTISRRLRTEVGTRLGSYAEAEAMIEVKREGQPPFFREKPQTIAIREGEPNQIVCYAVGDPKPSVTWFRNDMVVTDSNRIKVLDDVDGRSVIQFHPASHNDCGIYKAVASNRIAKTTSRCRVVIAIIPDAPDCPDAVAVSDTEVLLRWRQPRHDGNSQVICYSLEMKQHGKLDWVDVASNIDHEFYLVHSLTPTTAYQFRLAAYNRVGWSDRGVGTKLIHTLEVGAPKIQITRAMKQLQQLTESGQHVAPEERSGRLDYSYEKTPLKWSVEGNYNEKFSFMSEISRGRYSIVVKGLEKATDKIVVAKISELGDERIAEATEREFEMLRTLRHERIASLLAAFKPKNTSIAALVMEKLQGADVLTYLSSRSEYSEQIVATIINQILDGLQYLHWRGIAHLDLQPDNIVMSSVRQVQVKLVDFGAAQPVSKLGSSVPSLSWLDFTSPEVLNGEAAYPQTDIWNVGCLAYLFLSATSPFRGGDEAETRANITFVRYRFEYLFKEVTQEATRFLMLIFKRAPTKRPSVEECFEHRWLVHTDFMIKKRERAIFPGSRLKDFSEYYHSMKTNEATKSETISNLGGQSPRQLLRSNSIQEELLTTF